One region of Miscanthus floridulus cultivar M001 chromosome 19, ASM1932011v1, whole genome shotgun sequence genomic DNA includes:
- the LOC136529552 gene encoding uncharacterized protein — protein MVVSVSLPSPVPIPPALLHAAAALALAIAAHFLHLPSLFLYALHTYIHPDAVPSNTPRAVLRPPGSNAGPALGSSKRGAAKDEDPFDATSAQLYRLRLSHATLATRPHFAAYHLALLLPLALLPPALLLSAATAASPLAPLAPAAYLFVALLRHVVVPSPRPALLAAALGALLITTLLSSSPFAGALASLAALPAARFARAFWLGTDQPRTGLAVLSSSAPARLLLHLAVLVSSVATILRCCGFVDGAEQEATLLAAAAGLQLLAARPAVQMYLNEAVFCWYQRLHTSRAPDTEYGRGKVFLHNHHLCAVATQLVAPPLLVLSLLALWRVQGKDFFEGVEGLYWLVGWSVAMKEAALLAARWVVAVWSVATVITLVSYKRGWLFVL, from the coding sequence ATGGTCGTGTCCGTGTCCTTACCCTCCCCCGTCCCGATCCCGCCGGCGCTCCTCCACGCGGCCGCGGCGCTCGCGCTGGCCATCGCCGCCCACTTCCTCCACCTCCCGTCGCTCTTCCTCTACGCCCTCCACACCTACATCCACCCGGACGCCGTCCCTTCCAACACCCCGCGCGCCGTCCTCCGCCCGCCGGGCTCCAACGCCGGCCCCGCCCTGGGTTCCTCCAAGCGCGGCGCCGCCAAGGACGAGGACCCGTTCGACGCCACCTCCGCGCAGCTCTACCGCCTCCGCCTCTCCCACGCCACGCTCGCCACCCGCCCCCACTTCGCCGCCTACCACCTCGCGCTCCTCCTCCCGCTCGCGCTCCTGCCGCCCGCGCTGCTGCTCTCGGCCGCCACCGCGGCCTCCCCGCTCGCGCCGCTCGCCCCCGCGGCCTACCTCTTCGTCGCGCTCCTCCGCCACGTCGTCGTCCCGTCGCCGCGCCCCGCGCTGCTCGCCGCCGCGCTCGGCGCACTCCTCATTACCACCCTGCTCTCCTCCAGCCCCTTCGCCGGCGCGCTCGCGTCGCTCGCCGCGCTCCCGGCTGCGCGGTTCGCGCGCGCGTTCTGGCTCGGCACCGACCAGCCTCGCACCGGGCTCGCCGTGCTCTCGTCGTCTGCGCCGgcgcgcctcctcctccaccttgccGTGCTCGTCTCCTCTGTGGCCACGATCCTTCGATGCTGCGGGTTCGTGGATGGCGCGGAGCAGGAGGCGACGCTGCTCGCCGCCGCAGCTGGGCTGCAGCTGCTGGCGGCGCGGCCGGCCGTGCAGATGTACCTGAATGAGGCTGTGTTCTGCTGGTACCAGCGTCTGCACACGAGCCGCGCGCCGGACACCGAGTACGGTCGGGGCAAGGTCTTCTTGCACAACCACCACCTCTGCGCCGTGGCTACGCAGCTCGTTGCGCCGCCACTGCTCGTGCTGTCGCTGCTTGCATTGTGGCGGGTGCAAGGGAAGGACTTCTTTGAGGGCGTGGAGGGGTTGTACTGGCTTGTTGGATGGTCTGTTGCCATGAAGGAGGCGGCATTGCTTGCGGCCCGGTGGGTCGTGGCTGTGTGGTCGGTGGCGACGGTGATCACGCTCGTGAGCTACAAACGTGGATGGTTATTCGTCTTGTGA